One Dietzia sp. JS16-p6b genomic window carries:
- a CDS encoding NlpC/P60 family protein has translation MIQAPVVAAQVEPAASPEDISGLIRAVADASARLDATRQDISVKREGVNKTLVDLQMARLDLDRSIAEADRTIAEREQAESGVESARSTLDEYSRLLHRQGTAPGAASAILDPGGPADAGRRQEFLRRAAADQQHVVGDMVAAVDAAARRESDAALARTEAEQRYADASSRRDAAESEVAAVYAEVTDLEAEVADLTRALEQNQIALEESGATPAGPQTADPYTVDQDALRDEAVRALAADPRAGRQAADIASALPGHLDLGAVRQFAAGSSDGAARAIGGTIDAGSVGAAIDAGVNGNTEAIIQQVADAIGRADFGSIQQGPAAPAPAPGQGGGNTGTPSSSARVETVVNRALSQLGVPYAWGGGDANGPTRGIRDGGVADSHGDYNKIGFDCSGLMIYAFAGIGKALPHFTGYQYTAGPQYPVATRQRGDMLFWPGHVALYLGDGRMVEAPQSGDVVKISPVRMAGISPMVVRLT, from the coding sequence GTGATCCAGGCGCCCGTCGTGGCGGCACAGGTGGAACCCGCGGCCTCGCCCGAGGACATCAGCGGCCTGATCCGCGCGGTCGCGGATGCGTCCGCTCGACTCGACGCCACCCGCCAGGACATCTCGGTCAAGCGCGAGGGGGTCAACAAGACCCTCGTCGACCTGCAGATGGCCCGACTCGACCTCGACCGGTCAATAGCGGAGGCCGACCGCACGATCGCCGAGCGCGAGCAGGCGGAATCCGGCGTGGAGTCCGCCAGGAGCACCCTCGACGAGTACTCCCGGTTGTTACATCGCCAGGGGACGGCTCCGGGAGCGGCCTCCGCGATCCTGGACCCGGGCGGCCCCGCCGATGCCGGGCGACGACAGGAGTTCCTCAGGCGTGCGGCCGCGGACCAGCAGCACGTCGTGGGGGACATGGTCGCCGCGGTGGACGCCGCGGCCCGCAGGGAGTCCGACGCCGCACTCGCGAGGACGGAAGCCGAACAGCGCTACGCCGACGCCTCCTCACGACGTGACGCCGCGGAGTCCGAGGTGGCGGCCGTCTACGCCGAGGTCACAGATCTGGAGGCGGAGGTCGCCGACCTGACCCGTGCCCTGGAGCAGAACCAGATCGCGCTCGAGGAGTCCGGGGCCACTCCCGCAGGACCCCAGACCGCCGACCCGTACACGGTCGACCAGGACGCGTTGCGCGACGAGGCGGTCCGCGCCCTCGCCGCGGACCCCCGGGCGGGGCGCCAGGCGGCGGACATCGCCTCTGCGCTCCCCGGCCATCTCGACCTCGGCGCGGTGCGCCAGTTCGCCGCGGGATCCTCCGACGGGGCGGCGAGGGCGATCGGCGGGACGATCGACGCCGGCAGCGTCGGAGCCGCGATCGACGCGGGTGTCAACGGGAACACCGAGGCGATCATCCAACAGGTGGCCGACGCGATCGGACGGGCCGACTTCGGGTCCATCCAACAGGGCCCGGCGGCACCTGCTCCCGCACCCGGCCAGGGGGGCGGCAACACGGGCACCCCGTCGAGTTCGGCCAGGGTGGAGACGGTCGTCAACCGGGCACTGTCCCAACTCGGCGTCCCCTACGCCTGGGGAGGCGGAGACGCCAACGGGCCCACGCGCGGCATCCGGGACGGTGGCGTCGCGGACAGTCACGGTGACTACAACAAGATCGGCTTCGACTGCTCAGGCCTGATGATCTACGCGTTCGCCGGGATCGGCAAAGCCCTCCCACACTTCACCGGCTACCAGTACACGGCGGGCCCCCAGTACCCGGTGGCCACCCGCCAGCGCGGCGACATGCTCTTCTGGCCCGGTCACGTGGCGCTGTACCTGGGTGACGGCCGGATGGTCGAGGCCCCGCAGTCCGGCGACGTCGTCAAGATCTCACCGGTGCGGATGGCGGGGATCTCACCCATGGTCGTCCGGCTGACCTGA
- a CDS encoding DUF58 domain-containing protein — translation MTPADEAARDDPVAAASRAALAQLELLVTRRLDGVLNGDHRGLLPGPGTEPGEARAYEPGDDVRAMDWSVTARTTVPHIRQTIADRELETWIVVDMTPSLDVEGRYGTKRRLVEAAAATVGFLSAVGGSRVGMVLTGAGRPRVLQARSGRDHVRRLLEEISRSGTEISPGGTLDGALRAVRNAARRHGLVVVVSDFLTEIDWERSLRVLGTRHEFLAVHTADPLDIALPAVGAALLQDPATGEVLELDVDDALAADYRRAADDHRQEVHSALRRCGAPVLALRTDRDWIRDVIDYVGTRRQGGLPTGENLVRDLPDEYPPTNGTPR, via the coding sequence GTGACCCCGGCAGACGAGGCAGCCCGCGACGACCCGGTCGCGGCGGCGTCCCGCGCCGCCCTGGCACAGCTGGAACTACTCGTGACCCGCCGCCTGGACGGCGTGCTCAACGGCGACCACCGGGGACTGCTCCCCGGGCCCGGTACCGAACCCGGGGAGGCACGCGCCTACGAACCCGGTGACGACGTCCGCGCCATGGACTGGTCCGTGACGGCCCGGACCACCGTGCCGCACATCCGACAGACCATCGCCGACCGGGAACTGGAGACCTGGATCGTCGTGGACATGACGCCCAGTCTCGACGTGGAGGGGCGGTACGGCACCAAGCGCCGGCTCGTCGAGGCGGCGGCGGCCACGGTGGGGTTCCTGTCCGCGGTGGGTGGCAGTCGTGTGGGGATGGTCCTCACCGGCGCCGGTCGCCCCCGGGTACTGCAGGCCAGGAGCGGGCGGGACCATGTCAGGCGGCTCCTGGAGGAGATCTCCCGGTCCGGGACCGAGATCTCCCCGGGCGGCACCCTCGACGGTGCCCTGCGCGCCGTCCGGAACGCGGCCCGCCGGCACGGCCTCGTGGTGGTGGTCTCCGACTTCCTCACCGAGATCGACTGGGAGCGGTCCCTGCGCGTCCTGGGGACCCGGCACGAGTTCCTCGCGGTCCACACCGCCGACCCGCTCGACATCGCGCTTCCCGCGGTGGGGGCCGCGTTGCTGCAGGACCCGGCCACCGGGGAGGTGCTCGAGCTCGACGTCGACGACGCGCTGGCCGCCGACTACCGGCGCGCCGCGGACGACCATCGCCAGGAGGTCCACTCGGCCCTTCGCCGCTGCGGCGCCCCGGTGCTGGCCCTGCGCACGGACCGGGACTGGATCAGGGACGTGATCGACTACGTCGGCACCCGACGTCAGGGCGGCCTGCCCACGGGTGAGAACCTCGTCCGCGACCTGCCCGACGAGTATCCGCCGACGAACGGGACCCCCCGATGA
- a CDS encoding aconitate hydratase has product MTASIDSFGAKGTLEVGGQAYEIYRLSAVDGAAKLPYSLKVLTENLLRTEDGKNVTKAHIEALAGWDPAAEPDTEIQFTPARVIMQDFTGVPCIVDLATMREAVKTLGGDPDKVNPLAPAEMVIDHSVIIESFGGKDSFDKNVEIEYQRNEERYQFLRWGQGAFDDFKVVPPGTGIVHQVNIEYLARSVMVRNGQAYPDTCVGTDSHTTMENGLGVLGWGVGGIEAEAAMLGQPISMLIPRVVGFKLTGSIKPGVTATDVVLTITEMLRKHGVVGKFVEFYGAGVAAVPLANRATIGNMSPEFGSTCAMFPIDGETIDYLRLTGRDDEQLALVEAYAKEQGMWLDPEAEEPVFSEYLELDLGDVVPSIAGPKRPQDRIELADAKSAFRKDIHNYVDAGVNPLGDTEKGRMQSEGGAPSDNVGTATLSHAEEGSVRADASAGAEGRPSKPVEVSVDGTEMVLDHGIVSIASITSCTNTSNPSVMIGAGLLARKAHEKGLKAKPWVKTSMAPGSQVVTEYYERAGLWPDLEALGFYLVGYGCTTCIGNSGPLPEEISEAIQEHDLTATAVLSGNRNFEGRINQDVKMNYLASPPLVIAYSIAGTMDFDFESDSLGKDSEGNDVYLKDIWPSSEEIEETIKASISSKEYTSKYADVFAGDDRWRGLSTPDGKTFEWDEKSTYVRKPPYFEGMQMELTPVEDVKGARVLAKLGDSVTTDHISPASTIKPGTPAAQYLDANGVARQDYNSFGSRRGNHEVMIRGTFANIRLQNQLLDGVTGGYTRDFTQEGAPQAFIYDAAQNYAAQGTPLVVLGGKEYGTGSSRDWAAKGTSLLGVKAVITESFERIHRSNLIGMGVMPLQFPEGESHETLGLDGTETFDITGIEELNNGTTPKTVKVTATKEDGRTVEFDAKVRIDTPGEAEYYRNGGILQYVLRNMIKG; this is encoded by the coding sequence GTGACAGCAAGCATTGACAGCTTTGGCGCCAAGGGAACCCTAGAGGTCGGCGGCCAAGCCTACGAGATCTACCGCCTGTCGGCGGTCGACGGAGCCGCGAAGCTCCCCTACTCCCTCAAGGTCCTCACCGAGAACCTGCTGCGCACCGAAGACGGTAAGAACGTCACCAAGGCGCATATCGAGGCGCTGGCGGGCTGGGACCCCGCCGCCGAGCCCGATACCGAGATCCAGTTCACGCCCGCCCGCGTGATCATGCAGGACTTCACCGGTGTCCCCTGCATCGTCGACCTCGCCACCATGCGTGAGGCCGTCAAGACCCTCGGCGGCGACCCCGACAAGGTCAACCCCCTCGCGCCGGCGGAGATGGTCATCGACCACTCGGTGATCATCGAGTCCTTCGGTGGAAAGGACTCGTTCGACAAGAACGTCGAGATCGAGTACCAGCGCAACGAGGAGCGGTACCAGTTCCTCCGCTGGGGCCAGGGCGCGTTCGACGACTTCAAGGTCGTCCCCCCCGGTACCGGCATCGTCCACCAGGTCAACATCGAGTACCTCGCCCGGTCGGTGATGGTCCGCAACGGCCAGGCCTACCCCGACACCTGTGTGGGAACCGACTCACACACCACCATGGAGAACGGACTCGGCGTCCTGGGCTGGGGCGTCGGCGGGATCGAGGCCGAGGCCGCCATGCTCGGTCAGCCCATCTCCATGCTCATCCCCCGCGTGGTGGGATTCAAGCTCACCGGCTCGATCAAGCCGGGCGTCACCGCCACGGACGTCGTCCTGACGATCACCGAGATGCTCCGCAAGCACGGCGTCGTCGGCAAGTTCGTGGAGTTCTACGGTGCCGGTGTCGCCGCCGTGCCGCTGGCCAACCGTGCCACGATCGGCAACATGAGCCCGGAGTTCGGCTCCACCTGTGCCATGTTCCCCATCGACGGTGAGACGATCGACTACCTGCGCCTGACGGGCCGCGACGACGAGCAGCTCGCTCTGGTCGAGGCGTACGCCAAGGAGCAGGGCATGTGGCTCGACCCCGAGGCGGAGGAGCCCGTCTTCTCCGAGTACCTGGAGCTCGACCTGGGCGATGTCGTCCCCTCGATCGCCGGGCCCAAGCGTCCGCAGGACCGTATCGAGCTTGCCGACGCCAAGAGTGCGTTCCGTAAGGACATCCACAACTACGTGGACGCCGGTGTCAATCCCCTCGGTGACACCGAGAAGGGTCGGATGCAGTCCGAGGGCGGCGCCCCGTCCGACAACGTCGGCACGGCCACCCTGTCCCACGCCGAGGAGGGCTCGGTCCGGGCCGACGCCTCCGCCGGTGCCGAGGGCCGTCCCTCCAAGCCCGTCGAGGTGTCCGTCGACGGCACCGAGATGGTCCTGGACCACGGCATCGTCTCCATCGCCTCGATCACCTCCTGCACCAACACGTCCAACCCGTCGGTGATGATCGGCGCCGGGCTCCTCGCCCGCAAGGCCCACGAGAAGGGCCTCAAGGCCAAGCCGTGGGTCAAGACCTCCATGGCGCCGGGCTCCCAGGTCGTCACCGAGTACTACGAGCGCGCCGGACTCTGGCCGGACCTGGAGGCCCTCGGCTTCTACCTGGTCGGCTACGGCTGCACGACGTGTATCGGTAACTCCGGTCCGCTGCCGGAGGAGATCTCCGAGGCCATCCAGGAGCACGACCTCACCGCCACAGCGGTCCTGTCCGGCAACCGCAACTTCGAGGGCCGGATCAACCAGGACGTCAAGATGAACTACCTGGCGTCCCCGCCGCTGGTCATCGCGTACTCCATCGCCGGGACCATGGACTTCGACTTCGAGAGCGACTCCCTGGGCAAGGACTCCGAGGGCAACGACGTCTACCTCAAGGACATCTGGCCCTCCAGCGAGGAGATCGAGGAGACCATCAAGGCCTCCATCTCGTCCAAGGAGTACACGTCCAAGTACGCCGACGTCTTCGCCGGAGACGACCGCTGGCGCGGGCTCAGCACCCCGGACGGCAAGACCTTCGAGTGGGACGAGAAGTCCACCTACGTCCGCAAGCCCCCGTACTTCGAGGGGATGCAGATGGAGCTCACCCCGGTCGAGGACGTCAAGGGCGCCCGCGTGCTGGCCAAGCTCGGTGACTCGGTCACGACCGACCACATCTCGCCGGCGTCGACGATCAAGCCGGGCACCCCGGCCGCGCAGTACCTCGACGCCAACGGCGTGGCCCGTCAGGACTACAACTCCTTCGGGTCGCGTCGCGGCAACCACGAGGTCATGATCCGCGGCACCTTCGCCAACATCCGTCTGCAGAACCAGCTGCTGGACGGCGTCACGGGCGGCTACACGCGCGACTTCACGCAGGAGGGCGCCCCGCAGGCGTTCATCTACGACGCCGCCCAGAACTACGCTGCTCAGGGCACTCCGCTCGTCGTGCTCGGCGGCAAGGAGTACGGCACCGGGTCCTCGCGCGACTGGGCGGCCAAGGGCACCAGCCTGCTCGGCGTCAAGGCGGTCATCACCGAGTCGTTCGAGCGCATCCACCGCTCGAACCTCATCGGCATGGGCGTCATGCCGCTCCAGTTCCCCGAGGGCGAGTCGCACGAGACCCTCGGACTGGACGGCACCGAGACCTTCGACATCACCGGGATCGAGGAGCTGAACA
- a CDS encoding DUF3097 domain-containing protein — protein MYGSDVLSGTARRRRPEIPVVVAESDLVAEHADSGFCGAVVGFSHTPDGDFVKLEDRRGLVRLFAMTPSAFLIDGSPVTLRRPGPVVKAGPKVTASGSRKVEGLRARTARAGRIWVEGIHDAALVEKIWGHDLRVEGIVVEPLHGIDDLPALVGQFGPTPQARLGVLVDHLVEGSKESRIVAGLGDDVLVTGHPYVDIWQAVKPRAVGIHTWPVVPRGEDWKTGICDRLGWGEPADGFRRVLAAVSSYRDIEPALLGAVERLVDFVTEPA, from the coding sequence ATGTACGGATCCGACGTCCTGTCCGGGACCGCCCGGCGCCGCCGGCCGGAGATCCCCGTCGTCGTCGCCGAGAGCGATCTGGTGGCGGAGCACGCCGACTCCGGCTTCTGCGGAGCCGTGGTGGGTTTCAGCCACACCCCCGACGGCGACTTCGTGAAGCTCGAGGACCGTCGCGGCCTGGTCCGCCTCTTCGCCATGACCCCCTCGGCCTTCCTCATCGACGGCTCACCGGTCACCCTGCGTCGGCCCGGGCCGGTCGTGAAGGCGGGCCCGAAGGTCACCGCGTCCGGGTCCCGGAAGGTCGAGGGCCTGCGTGCCAGGACCGCGCGCGCGGGCCGCATCTGGGTCGAGGGAATCCACGACGCGGCCCTCGTCGAGAAGATCTGGGGCCACGACCTGCGTGTGGAAGGGATCGTCGTGGAACCGCTTCACGGGATCGACGACCTGCCCGCGCTGGTGGGGCAGTTCGGGCCGACGCCGCAGGCGCGCCTGGGCGTCCTGGTCGACCACCTCGTGGAGGGCAGCAAGGAGTCGCGCATCGTGGCCGGGCTCGGGGACGACGTGCTGGTGACCGGCCATCCTTACGTCGACATCTGGCAGGCGGTCAAGCCCCGGGCCGTGGGCATCCACACGTGGCCCGTGGTGCCGCGTGGGGAGGACTGGAAGACGGGCATCTGTGACCGTCTGGGCTGGGGGGAACCCGCGGACGGCTTCCGGCGGGTCCTGGCGGCGGTGAGCTCCTACCGCGACATCGAACCGGCCCTGCTCGGTGCGGTCGAGCGGTTGGTGGACTTCGTCACCGAGCCCGCCTGA
- a CDS encoding MoxR family ATPase: MSDPRTDHPADPGSDPAVSASSAASDARLLEQAVYEVKKVVVGQDRLIEMILVGLLSRGHILLEGVPGVAKTLTVETFASVVGGSFRRLQFTPDLVPADIVGTRIYRQGREEFEVELGPILANFVLADEINRAPAKVQSALLEVMAEGHVSIGGQTFPMPAPFLVMATQNPIESEGVYQLPEAQRDRFLFKLVVDYPSPEEEREIVYRMGTRPPEPSRVLGVDALLRLQDAVREVFVHHALVDYVVRVTVATREPGRHGLEDVARWLAYGASPRATLGAVTAARALALVRGRDYVVPQDVVDVLPAVLRHRLVLTYDALADEITADTVVRRVLEAVPLPQISAVPAQPGPPPAR, from the coding sequence GTGAGCGATCCCCGAACCGACCATCCGGCCGACCCGGGTTCCGACCCCGCGGTGAGCGCGTCCTCCGCGGCCTCGGACGCCAGGCTCCTGGAGCAGGCGGTGTACGAGGTCAAGAAAGTCGTGGTGGGTCAGGACAGGCTCATCGAGATGATCCTGGTGGGACTGCTCTCGCGCGGCCACATCCTCCTCGAGGGCGTGCCCGGGGTCGCCAAGACGCTCACCGTGGAGACCTTCGCCTCCGTGGTGGGGGGCAGCTTCCGACGCCTCCAGTTCACCCCGGACCTCGTCCCGGCGGACATCGTGGGAACCCGGATCTACCGCCAGGGCCGCGAGGAGTTCGAGGTCGAGCTCGGTCCGATCCTGGCCAACTTCGTACTGGCCGACGAGATCAACCGCGCCCCGGCAAAGGTCCAGTCGGCCCTGCTCGAGGTGATGGCGGAGGGCCACGTCTCGATCGGCGGGCAGACCTTCCCGATGCCGGCACCGTTCCTGGTGATGGCGACCCAGAACCCCATCGAGAGCGAAGGCGTGTACCAGCTCCCGGAGGCCCAGCGGGACCGGTTCCTCTTCAAGCTCGTGGTGGACTACCCCAGCCCCGAGGAGGAGCGGGAGATCGTCTACCGGATGGGGACCCGTCCGCCGGAGCCCTCACGCGTCCTCGGCGTGGACGCGCTGCTCCGGCTCCAGGACGCGGTGCGTGAGGTCTTCGTCCACCACGCGCTGGTCGACTACGTGGTCCGCGTGACCGTCGCGACCCGCGAACCCGGGAGGCACGGCCTCGAGGACGTCGCCAGATGGCTCGCGTACGGCGCGTCCCCCCGCGCCACCCTGGGGGCCGTCACCGCGGCCCGGGCGCTGGCCCTGGTCCGGGGTCGCGACTACGTGGTGCCCCAGGACGTCGTCGACGTGCTGCCCGCGGTGCTCCGCCACCGGTTGGTTCTCACCTATGACGCACTGGCGGACGAGATCACGGCGGACACCGTGGTGCGCCGCGTCCTCGAAGCAGTCCCGCTCCCACAGATCAGCGCGGTTCCCGCACAGCCCGGGCCGCCGCCCGCACGGTGA
- the fabG1 gene encoding 3-oxoacyl-ACP reductase FabG1, protein MVPDSTPTPTPRTVLVTGGNRGIGRAVAERLAADGHRVAVTHRGSGAPEGVFAVRCDVTDPDSVEAAFTAVEAELGPVEVVVSNAGITDDTLLMRMKDEQFTRVVETNLSGAFRVAKRASRGMLRARFGRLIFIGSVVAQSGTAGQVNYASSKAGLIGMARSLTRELGSRNITANVVAPGFIDTDMTAGLDDKTQALAVAAIPLGRKGRADDVAGAVSFLAGDDAGYISGAVIPVDGGMGMGH, encoded by the coding sequence ATGGTTCCCGACAGCACGCCCACCCCCACGCCCCGGACGGTCCTGGTGACCGGGGGCAACCGCGGCATCGGACGCGCCGTCGCCGAACGCCTCGCCGCCGACGGCCACCGCGTCGCGGTGACCCACCGGGGGTCCGGCGCACCGGAGGGGGTGTTCGCGGTGAGGTGCGACGTCACCGATCCCGACTCCGTCGAGGCGGCGTTCACCGCGGTCGAGGCCGAGTTGGGGCCTGTCGAGGTGGTGGTGTCCAACGCCGGGATCACCGACGACACCCTCCTGATGCGGATGAAGGACGAGCAGTTCACCCGGGTGGTCGAGACGAACCTGTCCGGCGCGTTCAGGGTGGCCAAACGAGCGTCCCGCGGGATGCTGCGCGCCAGGTTCGGCCGGCTCATCTTCATCGGTTCCGTGGTCGCCCAGTCAGGGACGGCGGGTCAGGTCAACTACGCGTCGTCCAAGGCCGGGCTCATCGGGATGGCCCGGTCACTGACCCGAGAACTCGGGTCGCGCAACATCACGGCCAACGTCGTGGCCCCCGGCTTCATCGACACCGACATGACCGCCGGCCTCGACGACAAGACGCAGGCCCTCGCGGTGGCGGCCATCCCGCTCGGCCGCAAGGGGAGGGCCGACGACGTGGCGGGGGCCGTCAGCTTCCTCGCCGGAGACGACGCCGGATACATCTCGGGTGCCGTCATACCCGTTGACGGCGGAATGGGAATGGGGCACTGA
- a CDS encoding VWA domain-containing protein, with protein sequence MSLSDFLHPLWLALIVVPLALAIGYVIALRSKKRRTVRFGNFGVLRTVDRGGRRWFTHVPAVLLILSILALVVALAGPQQEQKVPRNRATVMLVVDVSLSMESTDVAPSRLEAAQQAATTFANNLTPGVNLGLVSYAGTASMLVAPTTDRGPVTRAIERLRLDERTATGEGIYTALQAITTFTESLGGPDQAPPARIVLLSDGKETVPADPTEERGGFTAAARAEEAGIPVSTISFGTLYGTVDIQGRPQPVPVDDASLRTIAEISGGDFFTASSLEELDSVYRTLEEQIGYEWKKADASRPWLVIGSLLAMLAAAGSLVAHRRIP encoded by the coding sequence ATGAGCCTGTCGGATTTCCTACACCCGCTGTGGCTCGCGCTGATCGTGGTGCCGCTGGCCCTGGCCATCGGTTACGTGATCGCCCTGCGCTCCAAGAAGCGACGCACCGTGCGCTTCGGCAACTTCGGTGTCCTGCGCACGGTCGACCGCGGCGGGCGGAGATGGTTCACGCACGTCCCCGCCGTCCTGCTCATCCTGTCGATACTCGCGCTGGTGGTGGCCCTGGCGGGTCCGCAGCAGGAACAGAAGGTGCCACGGAATCGTGCGACGGTGATGCTCGTCGTCGACGTGTCCCTGTCCATGGAGTCCACCGACGTCGCACCGTCCCGCCTGGAGGCCGCACAGCAGGCCGCCACCACCTTCGCCAACAACCTCACACCGGGGGTCAACCTCGGGTTGGTCTCGTACGCCGGCACCGCCTCCATGCTCGTCGCACCGACCACCGATCGTGGGCCGGTCACCCGGGCGATCGAGCGGCTCAGGCTTGACGAGCGGACGGCCACGGGCGAGGGCATCTACACCGCGCTCCAGGCGATCACCACGTTCACGGAGAGCCTCGGTGGGCCGGATCAGGCCCCGCCCGCGCGAATCGTCCTGCTCTCCGACGGCAAGGAGACCGTTCCCGCGGACCCCACGGAGGAGCGGGGGGGATTCACCGCCGCCGCCCGGGCCGAGGAAGCCGGCATCCCGGTCTCGACCATCTCCTTCGGCACCCTCTACGGGACCGTCGACATCCAGGGCCGCCCGCAACCGGTCCCCGTCGACGACGCCTCGTTGCGCACGATCGCCGAGATCTCCGGTGGTGACTTCTTCACCGCGTCCAGCCTCGAGGAACTCGACTCCGTCTACCGCACCCTCGAGGAACAGATCGGGTACGAGTGGAAGAAGGCGGACGCCTCGCGTCCGTGGCTCGTCATCGGCTCCCTGCTGGCGATGCTGGCCGCGGCCGGATCACTGGTGGCCCACCGCCGGATCCCGTGA
- a CDS encoding TVP38/TMEM64 family protein, with protein sequence MRGRVAGWAAVVLLLVLLATVIPTPGLEQLRGWADQLGPWFPVAFFTAYALVTVGPIPRSTFTYSAAVLFTPAVAIPSSLVASGVAASLAFVGVRRLGHRRTASLRSDPRIAAVDARLRRRGWLSVGSLRLVPAVPFSVLNYAAALTSIPFRQFLVATVLGSAPGTVAAVLLGHSLTEGDGTAALWATAAFAGVGLVGMILDARLPVRGDDDTEPGNDTEAS encoded by the coding sequence GTGCGAGGACGGGTGGCGGGGTGGGCAGCGGTCGTCCTGCTCCTGGTGTTGCTGGCCACCGTCATCCCGACCCCTGGCCTGGAGCAACTGCGTGGCTGGGCGGACCAGCTGGGACCGTGGTTCCCGGTCGCGTTCTTCACCGCCTACGCGCTCGTCACGGTGGGCCCGATCCCCCGGTCGACCTTCACGTACTCGGCCGCGGTGCTCTTCACCCCCGCCGTGGCGATCCCGTCGTCGTTGGTGGCCTCCGGGGTAGCGGCCTCGCTGGCGTTCGTCGGGGTCCGCCGGCTGGGCCACCGCCGCACCGCCTCGTTGCGCTCGGACCCCCGCATCGCTGCGGTGGACGCACGTCTCCGACGGCGCGGATGGCTCTCCGTCGGGAGCCTGAGGTTGGTCCCGGCGGTGCCGTTCTCCGTACTCAACTACGCGGCCGCCCTCACCTCGATCCCGTTCCGGCAGTTCCTCGTCGCGACGGTCCTGGGCAGTGCTCCGGGGACCGTCGCGGCGGTCCTGCTGGGGCACTCCCTCACGGAGGGCGACGGAACCGCCGCACTGTGGGCGACCGCCGCGTTCGCCGGGGTGGGGCTGGTCGGCATGATCCTGGACGCCCGCCTGCCCGTTCGGGGCGACGACGACACCGAGCCGGGGAACGACACCGAGGCGTCGTGA
- a CDS encoding DUF6676 family protein translates to MDNSDDSVTTLAYEAEPVMSLQEGEVPQWLDYEAVSRDLADDGVSAPEPFVEGLRTVVTEAGDRGLDLKVVYTEAPALVYTDARDLAALLNEEYEGTILVRTPVFVGSSSDTIPRHLLEAGQDDAWEEFDPVASAAVFAHKVTAPAPPWGALSAIVLVLAIVVAVAFAVVLRRRLR, encoded by the coding sequence GTGGACAACTCCGACGATTCCGTGACCACGCTCGCCTACGAGGCCGAGCCGGTGATGTCTCTGCAGGAGGGGGAGGTTCCGCAGTGGCTGGACTACGAGGCCGTGTCACGGGACCTCGCCGACGACGGCGTCTCCGCTCCGGAGCCGTTCGTCGAGGGCCTGCGGACCGTGGTCACCGAGGCGGGGGACCGTGGGCTCGACCTCAAGGTGGTCTACACCGAGGCCCCTGCGCTCGTCTACACCGACGCCCGCGACCTCGCCGCCCTGCTGAACGAGGAGTACGAGGGCACGATCCTCGTCCGGACCCCGGTCTTCGTCGGTAGCTCCAGCGACACGATTCCGCGGCATCTCCTCGAGGCGGGCCAGGACGATGCCTGGGAGGAGTTCGACCCCGTCGCCTCCGCCGCGGTGTTCGCGCACAAGGTCACCGCCCCCGCGCCTCCCTGGGGAGCGCTCTCCGCCATCGTGCTCGTCCTCGCGATCGTGGTCGCGGTCGCGTTCGCGGTCGTGCTCCGGCGTCGCCTCCGCTGA
- the inhA gene encoding NADH-dependent enoyl-ACP reductase InhA has protein sequence MNDHTGTGLLSGKTVLVTGVITDASIAFHIAKHCQLHGATVILTAFGRPSLVKAISKRLPHRPAVIELDVRSEADLAALEGRVREHADSLHGVVHSIGFAPPSCLGEPFLDAPWQDVSVAVEVSAYSYAALARAVRPLLAPGASIIGLDFDPRFSMPFYNWMSVAKNALEAVNRYVARELGPEGVRSNLIAAGPVKTLAAKAIAGDALGPGGELDLMQEEWAERAPLGWDVDDPTSVATTAVALLSDLMPATTGTVIYADGGAGTVSFSGQENSR, from the coding sequence ATGAACGACCACACCGGCACCGGGCTCCTGTCGGGCAAGACCGTCCTCGTCACCGGGGTGATCACCGACGCCTCGATCGCTTTCCACATCGCCAAGCACTGTCAACTCCACGGCGCCACCGTCATCCTCACCGCGTTCGGTCGTCCGTCACTGGTCAAGGCCATCTCCAAGCGCCTGCCGCACAGACCCGCGGTGATCGAACTGGACGTGCGGAGCGAGGCGGACCTCGCCGCCCTCGAGGGCAGGGTCAGGGAGCACGCCGATTCACTCCACGGTGTGGTCCACTCGATCGGTTTCGCGCCCCCGAGCTGCCTCGGCGAGCCGTTCCTCGACGCCCCGTGGCAGGACGTCTCGGTGGCCGTGGAGGTCTCGGCCTACTCGTACGCGGCCCTCGCCCGGGCGGTGCGCCCACTGCTCGCGCCCGGCGCGTCGATCATCGGCCTGGACTTCGACCCGAGGTTCTCCATGCCCTTCTACAACTGGATGTCCGTGGCCAAGAACGCCCTCGAAGCGGTCAACCGCTACGTGGCCCGCGAACTGGGCCCCGAGGGGGTGCGGTCCAATCTCATCGCCGCCGGCCCCGTCAAGACCCTCGCGGCCAAGGCCATCGCCGGCGACGCCCTCGGACCGGGGGGAGAACTGGACCTGATGCAGGAGGAATGGGCCGAGCGTGCGCCCCTCGGATGGGACGTGGACGACCCCACCTCGGTCGCGACCACCGCGGTGGCGCTGCTCTCGGACCTCATGCCCGCCACCACGGGAACTGTGATCTACGCCGACGGTGGCGCCGGGACCGTCTCGTTCAGCGGACAGGAGAACTCCAGATGA